In Primulina eburnea isolate SZY01 chromosome 14, ASM2296580v1, whole genome shotgun sequence, the following proteins share a genomic window:
- the LOC140811071 gene encoding uncharacterized protein: protein MNANKPRENKPNIRVFAITQEEADDTNDVLSGTIFIQQVSAYVLFDCGATHSFISKRFAKKLGCKPEKLNEPFRIATPTSRAIETHEIYRDCKISISNQTFSADLIELIMVDFDIILGMDWLAKNNAIVDCKGKKVKLITPNQEEVVYQGKSKERKSLLSASQTWRAMKSGEDIYLAMVSEIKEEVELKLEYIPIVREFLDVLPEELSGTVPNREVEFEINMVPGTAPISKAPYRMELAKLKELKEQLQ, encoded by the coding sequence ATGAATGCCAATAAGCCACGGGAGAACAAACCGAATATCAGGGTGTTTGCCATCACGCAAGAGGAGGCAGACGACACGAACGATGTCCTGTCAGGTACCATATTTATTCAGCAAGTGTctgcttatgtgttatttgactGCGGTGCTACACATTCCTTTATTTCTAAGAGATTTGCTAAGAAGTTAGGATGTAAGCCCGAGAAACTAAATGAGCCCTTTCGAATAGCCACACCTACAAGTAGGGCCATTGAGACTCATGAAATTTACAGAGATTGTAAGATTAGTATCAGTAATCAGACTTTTAGTGCCGACTTGATAGAGTTGATCATGGTCGATTTCGACATCATCTTagggatggattggttagccaagaaCAATGCTATAGTAGATTGTAAGGGGAAGAAAGTCAAACTCATAACTCCAAATCAAGAGGAAGTCGTGTACCAAGGTAAATCCAAGGAACGGAAGTCGCTGCTCTCTGCATCTCAAACTTGGAGAGCCATGAAATCGGGAGAAGACATCTACCTAGCAATGGTTAGTGAAATAAAAGAAGAAGTCGAGCTGAAACTGGAATACATCCCGATAGTGAGAGAGTTCCTAGATGTGCTTCCAGAAGAACTCTCGGGGACGGTCCCGAACCGAGAAGTAGAGTTCGAGATCAATATGGTTCCCGGTACTgcaccaatctctaaggcaccttACAGAATGGAATTAGCCAAACTCAAGGAGCTGAAAGAACAACTCCAATAA